Below is a window of Planococcus rifietoensis DNA.
ATACCACATGGCAAAACTCTTAAACTATGCGGCGTGTGTTGAAATGATATACTGGGGAAAAACTGGAGGAGTGGTGACCATGAAAATTACGCCAATCGGTATTTGGGGCGGCTACCCGAACAAAAACGAAGCGACCTGCGCTTACTTGATTGAACAGGACGGCTACCGCTGCTTGCTCGACTGCGGCAGCGGAGTGGTCGCAGCGGTACAGAATTATACGGAACTGAAAGACATCGACGCAGTCGTCATCAGCCATTACCATCCCGACCATGTGGCGGATGTCGGTGTCTTGCAGCATGCGGCGATGGTCGGCACGCAATTGAAGGAATGGGAGGTGCCTTTGCCGATTTATGCGCATGACAAAGACCAAGAAGGATTCGCTGCATTGTCCTATAAAGGCGTGACAGAAGGGCGTGCGATCCAGGTGAGCGACACGCTCGAACTTGGGCCGTTCCAAGTGACCTTCTGTGAGACAGACCATCCTGTCTACTGCCTGGCAATGCGCTTTACGAATGGCGAACAGA
It encodes the following:
- a CDS encoding MBL fold metallo-hydrolase; translation: MKITPIGIWGGYPNKNEATCAYLIEQDGYRCLLDCGSGVVAAVQNYTELKDIDAVVISHYHPDHVADVGVLQHAAMVGTQLKEWEVPLPIYAHDKDQEGFAALSYKGVTEGRAIQVSDTLELGPFQVTFCETDHPVYCLAMRFTNGEQTAVFTADTAWKDALVPFAESADLLVAESNLYEKYLGIIQGHMSGSQAGKLASEALAKQLLLTHLPQYGELSEILAEAKKTYSGDVSFAEIGKSYQL